CCTATTCTACTTATTCATAGTTTCTTTCCAAAACCATAAATGTCGGCAGCACAGTTTTCCCATTTAGTGCTTTGTCTTTTAAGATAATTTGTTCTAATGCAACAATCTTGATATTGTCAGTTGAATGTTTATCATCCGACAAAAATTGCCAGTCACCATCTGAGTCATGAAGAACTGTAAAACAGCAGCCCCTAATATTGGGATTGCCGCCAGATCCCATTGCTAATCCATTAATGTTACCAGCAAAAGCAAATGGACATTCATCAAATAAATAAATACTGGTCTGACAGCAAAGAAAAGCTTTGCACTTACAACACCTCGCAATTGTATAATCCAAGGCTTTTAAAATCAACAATTGATTTTTTAATCAAATGTCGAATGCCAGAAAGTTGTGCTCCTGGCCTTTCATTTGACCATTACGAACAATTAGCTATTCCGGCACCAAACGAAGTTTTCAATATTTACATTGACGAGCTAAAGGATTATTTAATGATTGGGAGTAATGGTAGTGCCGACCCTATTTGTATAGACCTAAACAATAACAACGAAATTGTTTATTTAAACCACGACAATTACTTCGAAAGGATCTATATGACATTATTCGGCACGAGTTGCGACAGGACGTTTTACCGTTTTACCTTTAATTACGCCCATTTACAGATGCAGGGAATATCGTCTATTAAATCTGTACGAGCAACTTCCCTTCATTTTTGCACGAAAATAAATCAATAAATGCCTGAGGTAGTTGTTCAAAGCCTTTTACAATCGTTTCTTTGTCGCCCTGTGCAACACCTGTTTAACAGCGTTGGATCAACAAAATGCCTATAACCATTGGCAGTGTTTGGCCGGCAGTATCTGGAATAATGAACCAGGTGTACAGGTATTAAGTTACCGGATACTGTACAGTTACAAAGAAAAAGAATGGGCCAATGAGATCATGTCATCGGTGGAACTGGATGAAGGTGTAGTGAACTGGGCGCTGTATCCCTACCAGGCAAAAGAGTCGCATAAGGACAGCAATGGAACTGATTTGGTAAATGGCGATACGGTGGTGCTTACACAAAACCTGAACGTAAAAGGAACCAATTTCACCGCGCCAAAAGGAACTATTGTACGCAGGATCCGCCTGGTGCCTGATAATACCGAACAGATAGAAGGAAAGATCAATGAGCAAACGATAGTGATTTTGACGAAGTATGTGGGAAATCGTAATAATGGATACGGTCTACGGGTAAATTGTATCTAAAATTTCAACCTGTAAGTAAGAGTTGGTATAACCGGGAAAAACGGTATTTCCTTTATATATGGTTTTTTGGTTACCGGATCAATGGACCTGTAATAGAATTGTGTATTCCTGTGTGCCAGTACATTATAGACCGATAACACCCACTCACTGGTAAGGGCCCCGGTTTTCCTGTACATAAGGCTTACATCCACGCGGTTATAAGGAGAAAGCTGGTGATTATAGGCATTATTACTGCTGTTGTGCCCGTCTTCATCGTACAATGGATTATCATCCCCGGAGCCGGACGGAGCACCAACGCCAGTATGCGTATCCAATGTAACTGACCGGCCGCTGGCGAGGAAAGCGGTTGCAGCCGCTGACCAGTGTTGATCAAAGTCATAGCTGCCCAGTAGATACAGGCTGTGCTTCCTGTTCGTAGCCAGCGGAAAACCGGCGCCATGGTTCAGTGAATCAAATTGTTGATATGCATTGGAAAATGAATAGCATATCCATCCTTTTGCTTTACCCCTGTTTTTCCTGATTATTAATTCACTGCCATAACTCCAGCCCTTACCGAATATCAGGTTTTCTTCCAGGTCGTTGTTTATTACTGTTGTGGTCCCTCCTTTTAACAGCAACTGGTTATCCATGGTCTTATAATACACTTCCAGACCAGCCTGAAACATTTTTGCCCCGAAATTTTTATACCAGCCCGCCGATAACTGGTGACTGGCCTGTGGTTTCACTTTACTGCTGCTCCCCATCCAGATCTCAGCCGGGAATGTTGCATTGTAACTTTGAACCTGGTAGATATACTGATGCATTCTGCTATAGGCCAGCTTTATGCTGCTGTTCTCACCTGTAAGATACAATAGTGATAAACGGGGTTCAACATACAGGTATTGCAGTTGGGGTTTCCGGTATAACGGCACTCTTATCCCTGCATATATATTGAATGTGCGGGTGACCTTATAATCATCGCTCAGGTAGGCGGCAAAACGATCACTGCTTTTTTTAGGAATGTCATTTTCGTTGATGCTTAAAAAACCGGCAGAAGAAACCTTATTTGATAAAGTAGCCGGAAAAAGCGATTGCTGAAGGTAGTCTATACCCATACGCATTCTATGCGCAACATGTGGGTAATAATAAAAATCTGTTCTGGCATGCAGGTCACGGATGCCTGAGTACAACTCTGCAAAATAGCTCTTCTCTATAGTAGAGACCCGTTGAAAATAAGAGGTATAGAAAAGGGAGGTGTTTGAAAATAATTTTTTAGAATAAACGTGGTTCCACCTAACACCCAAAGCCCTGTTTCCGAAAGCAATGTTATAGTTTATGTATTCTCCCCGCTCACTATCGTCCTCTGTTTCTTCACCGGCAGAATTATATGCGCCTTTATCGGATCCCTGGTACATACTGAAATAGATCCTGTCGCGGGCAGATAGCCGGAACTGAAGTTTCGCATTCAGATCATAGAAATAATAATTACTGAAATAACCGGTAGTTGAAACGGGACGAAGCATCCAGTCGATGGTACTTCTGCGGACAGATAAAAAGAAAGAAGATCGCCCGGGTGTTACCGGGCCATACAAGGCCATAGAAGAAGCCATGGTGCCCAATTGTAACTCGCCGCCCAATTGCTGATCGCTTCCGTCTTTCATATGCACTTCGAGCACCGAGCTTAAATTATCTCCGTACGGTGCAGGGAAACCGCCCTTCAGTAAGGTCGCTTTCCTGATAGCGGGAGAATTGAAAACACTTACCAGGCCGAACAGGTGACCGGGATTATACAGCGTAGCTTCATCGAGTAATACCTGGTTCTGATCAGCATTGCCCCCGCGTACAAAGTACCCTGCAGTACCATCCATACCTGCCTGAACCCCTGCCGACAGCTGTATCGAATTAATAATATCGCCATTTCCACTGACGGCAGGTGTGGCAGTTATCATATCAGTCGACAGGTCGATCAAATCAACCTGGTTCCTGTTAACCGGATTGTTCCTTTCACTCATTACAATGACCGGCCTTAATGTAAATGAGTCCTCACGATGATCGAGTTGTATATCCAACCTCAGATCTTTACGGCCGGCCAGCACCGTTCGTATGGTTTCAAAACCGGCATAAGATATTTCCACTTCCAATGAATCAGCAGCAGATACTGTAATGGAATAAAAGCCATAACTATTGGCAACGACGCCCAGCTTAAGTGCCGGTAAAAAGATATTTGTACCAGTAAGCACTTCCCTGTTCTTTTTATCACGGGTAAAACCGCTGAGTGTTATTTTACTGGGCAGTTTGTTTTGTAATATTATTTGATTGTCGCTGATCTGGAATGTAAGACCGGTTTCTTTGAAAAGGCTGTTCAATACATCTGCCAGTGGTTCGTCGATCGCCCTTATCGTGATCTTAGGTTGTTTACCTACCAGATCTGCATCATAGGCAAACCGGAAAGATGTTTGCGACCCTATTATCAAAAGTATATTTTGCAGGGATTCATTCTTTACGTCAATGGTGATCCCTTCTGCTTTTTTAGTGATGGCCTGCGACTTTATTGATTCACTAAATGACAATAGCAACACTGCAAGTGAAAATACCTGCAATAAGCTTTTGCCTATCCTTCTAATGGTGCCAAGCCACATCTGTTTTCTTGTTGCTAGGTACAGTAATTTAGGAATTACGGATTTATTCCTTTGTTAAA
The Niastella koreensis GR20-10 genome window above contains:
- a CDS encoding TonB-dependent receptor — encoded protein: MWLGTIRRIGKSLLQVFSLAVLLLSFSESIKSQAITKKAEGITIDVKNESLQNILLIIGSQTSFRFAYDADLVGKQPKITIRAIDEPLADVLNSLFKETGLTFQISDNQIILQNKLPSKITLSGFTRDKKNREVLTGTNIFLPALKLGVVANSYGFYSITVSAADSLEVEISYAGFETIRTVLAGRKDLRLDIQLDHREDSFTLRPVIVMSERNNPVNRNQVDLIDLSTDMITATPAVSGNGDIINSIQLSAGVQAGMDGTAGYFVRGGNADQNQVLLDEATLYNPGHLFGLVSVFNSPAIRKATLLKGGFPAPYGDNLSSVLEVHMKDGSDQQLGGELQLGTMASSMALYGPVTPGRSSFFLSVRRSTIDWMLRPVSTTGYFSNYYFYDLNAKLQFRLSARDRIYFSMYQGSDKGAYNSAGEETEDDSERGEYINYNIAFGNRALGVRWNHVYSKKLFSNTSLFYTSYFQRVSTIEKSYFAELYSGIRDLHARTDFYYYPHVAHRMRMGIDYLQQSLFPATLSNKVSSAGFLSINENDIPKKSSDRFAAYLSDDYKVTRTFNIYAGIRVPLYRKPQLQYLYVEPRLSLLYLTGENSSIKLAYSRMHQYIYQVQSYNATFPAEIWMGSSSKVKPQASHQLSAGWYKNFGAKMFQAGLEVYYKTMDNQLLLKGGTTTVINNDLEENLIFGKGWSYGSELIIRKNRGKAKGWICYSFSNAYQQFDSLNHGAGFPLATNRKHSLYLLGSYDFDQHWSAAATAFLASGRSVTLDTHTGVGAPSGSGDDNPLYDEDGHNSSNNAYNHQLSPYNRVDVSLMYRKTGALTSEWVLSVYNVLAHRNTQFYYRSIDPVTKKPYIKEIPFFPVIPTLTYRLKF
- a CDS encoding alkylphosphonate utilization protein — encoded protein: MAGSIWNNEPGVQVLSYRILYSYKEKEWANEIMSSVELDEGVVNWALYPYQAKESHKDSNGTDLVNGDTVVLTQNLNVKGTNFTAPKGTIVRRIRLVPDNTEQIEGKINEQTIVILTKYVGNRNNGYGLRVNCI